In one window of Skermanella rosea DNA:
- a CDS encoding TRAP transporter large permease: protein MSLVLLTIFLGLSFLGVPLAVALGLGAAATLWYHDLPLSMVTQSMATSINSFLLIAVPLFVLAGHIMERGGLSERIFGAAEACVGRFRGGLGHVNILSSFVFGGISGSSVADIASIGRITIGAMTARNYPRPYSAALTLITSTLATLVPPSILMIVAAAAAGQSVGQALAGGLGPGILLVVALLVYNAVISKAKGYGTLLPFDPWANLRAIARALPSLGAPVIILTAMFTGIVTPTEAAALAVLYTLAVGFLVHREIALADLPELLIGAGRTAGTVLLILMVASTATYVFTIDMLPSKASSSIMALTTDPRLVLLLMGLIFLAVGMLMDIVAAALMLIPILMPAAVQVGVDPLHFIVFMVAALAMGLATPPVGTCLFATAQVSGVPIERLALATVPFYIVNVVVLTLIAFLPQVVLWPAQILT from the coding sequence ATGAGCCTCGTCCTGCTGACCATCTTCCTCGGGCTTTCCTTCCTCGGCGTGCCGCTGGCCGTGGCCCTCGGCCTCGGTGCCGCGGCGACGCTCTGGTACCACGACCTGCCACTTTCCATGGTGACGCAGTCGATGGCGACCTCGATCAATTCCTTCCTGCTGATCGCGGTGCCGCTGTTCGTCCTGGCCGGCCACATCATGGAACGGGGCGGACTTTCGGAACGCATCTTCGGCGCCGCCGAGGCGTGCGTCGGCCGCTTCAGGGGCGGGCTCGGCCATGTCAACATCCTGTCCAGCTTCGTCTTCGGCGGGATCTCGGGCTCGTCGGTGGCCGACATCGCCAGCATCGGGCGGATCACCATCGGCGCCATGACCGCCCGCAACTATCCCCGCCCCTACTCGGCCGCCCTGACCCTCATCACCTCGACCCTCGCGACGCTGGTGCCGCCGAGCATCCTGATGATCGTCGCGGCCGCCGCCGCGGGACAGTCGGTCGGCCAGGCGCTGGCGGGGGGCCTCGGCCCGGGCATCCTGCTGGTCGTGGCGCTGCTCGTCTACAACGCCGTGATATCGAAGGCGAAGGGCTACGGGACGCTCCTGCCGTTCGACCCCTGGGCCAACCTGAGGGCCATCGCGCGTGCCCTGCCCTCGCTCGGCGCGCCGGTCATCATCCTGACCGCGATGTTCACCGGGATCGTCACCCCGACGGAGGCCGCCGCCCTCGCGGTGCTCTACACGCTGGCCGTCGGGTTCCTGGTCCATCGCGAGATCGCGCTGGCCGATCTGCCCGAGTTGCTCATCGGTGCCGGCCGGACCGCGGGAACGGTGCTGCTGATCCTGATGGTGGCCAGCACGGCCACATACGTCTTCACGATCGACATGCTGCCGTCCAAGGCGTCGTCGTCGATCATGGCCCTGACCACCGACCCGAGGCTGGTGCTCCTGTTGATGGGGCTGATCTTCCTGGCCGTCGGCATGCTGATGGACATCGTGGCGGCGGCCCTGATGCTGATACCGATCCTGATGCCGGCCGCCGTACAGGTCGGCGTCGATCCGCTGCACTTCATCGTCTTCATGGTGGCGGCCCTGGCGATGGGGCTGGCGACCCCGCCCGTGGGGACCTGCCTGTTCGCGACGGCACAGGTTTCGGGGGTTCCCATCGAACGCCTCGCCCTGGCGACGGTGCCGTTCTATATCGTCAACGTCGTCGTGCTGACGCTGATCGCGTTCCTGCCGCAAGTGGTGCTGTGGCCGGCGCAGATCCTTACCTGA
- a CDS encoding NAD(P)H-dependent oxidoreductase, translating into MNLASKLLERASASGPVRVGIIGAGKFGSMVLSQAQKIEGFHVVGVVDLSVAKARESMQRVGWPKERCSAASMGEAIRKGTTCVTDDVAALMGCEEVECIIEATGHPIAGVRHAMAAIDHGKHIVMVNVEADVLCGPLLAERARARGLVYSMAYGDQPALICELVDWVHACGFELTSAGKGMNFEPRYRYSTPDTVWSFFGWTEEEVAKGDFNPKMYNSFTDGTKAAIEMAAVANGTGLDCPDDGLAFPPAGLHDLARVFRPASDGGRLARSGLVDIAASQEPDGREVVNNIRYGVFVTFKAHNEYSRACFKQYGLLTDPSGWYASMWRPFHIIGLETSVSVLSAVLRGEATGTSKEFRGDAVATAKRDLKAGEMLDGEGGYAVWANAIPAQRSLAASALPIGLAHNVRLKRPVAQDTIVSFDDVELVNDLDVVDLRRTMERQFGKTKSEAA; encoded by the coding sequence ATGAACCTCGCGTCCAAGCTTCTCGAACGGGCCTCGGCCTCCGGGCCGGTCAGGGTCGGCATCATCGGCGCCGGCAAGTTCGGCTCCATGGTGCTGTCCCAGGCCCAGAAGATCGAGGGGTTCCATGTGGTCGGCGTCGTCGATCTCAGCGTCGCGAAGGCGCGGGAGTCGATGCAGCGGGTCGGCTGGCCCAAGGAGCGCTGCAGCGCCGCGAGCATGGGCGAGGCGATCCGCAAGGGAACCACCTGCGTGACCGACGACGTCGCCGCCTTGATGGGATGCGAGGAGGTGGAGTGCATCATCGAGGCGACCGGGCATCCGATCGCCGGCGTGCGCCACGCCATGGCGGCGATCGACCATGGCAAGCACATCGTCATGGTCAACGTCGAGGCCGACGTGCTGTGCGGCCCCCTGCTGGCCGAGCGGGCGCGGGCCAGGGGGCTGGTCTATTCCATGGCCTACGGCGACCAGCCGGCGCTGATCTGCGAACTGGTCGACTGGGTCCATGCCTGCGGGTTCGAGCTGACCAGCGCCGGGAAGGGCATGAACTTCGAGCCGCGCTACCGCTACTCGACGCCCGACACGGTCTGGAGCTTCTTCGGCTGGACCGAGGAAGAGGTCGCCAAGGGTGATTTCAATCCGAAGATGTACAACTCCTTCACCGACGGGACCAAGGCGGCGATCGAGATGGCGGCCGTCGCCAACGGCACCGGCCTGGACTGCCCCGACGACGGCCTCGCCTTCCCTCCCGCCGGACTGCACGACCTCGCCCGCGTCTTCCGCCCGGCCTCGGACGGCGGACGCCTGGCCCGCAGCGGCTTGGTGGACATCGCCGCGAGCCAGGAACCGGACGGCAGGGAAGTCGTGAACAACATCCGCTACGGCGTCTTCGTGACGTTCAAGGCGCATAACGAATATTCCCGCGCCTGTTTCAAGCAGTACGGGCTGCTGACCGATCCGTCCGGCTGGTACGCCTCGATGTGGCGTCCCTTCCACATCATCGGCCTGGAGACCTCCGTCAGCGTACTGTCCGCCGTCCTGCGCGGCGAGGCGACCGGCACCTCCAAGGAGTTCCGCGGCGATGCCGTGGCGACCGCCAAGCGCGACCTGAAGGCCGGCGAGATGCTCGACGGCGAGGGCGGCTACGCGGTCTGGGCGAATGCCATTCCGGCCCAGCGCAGCTTGGCGGCATCGGCGCTTCCGATCGGACTCGCCCATAACGTCCGGCTGAAGCGGCCGGTGGCGCAGGACACCATCGTCAGCTTCGACGACGTGGAACTGGTCAACGACCTCGACGTGGTCGACCTCCGCCGGACGATGGAACGGCAGTTCGGCAAGACGAAGAGCGAGGCCGCATAA
- a CDS encoding DctP family TRAP transporter solute-binding subunit, with protein MNKTAEGLNRRSVLALGAAAAALTLVRPGSARAAATIRLAVADPAGSSVGKAATRFAELVRESTGGAVQVMVFPDGVLFGNDQNAAVNQLGSGALDGLILASSVYASFEPRMNAVSLPYLFSDYDQLRSYLRGAPGQELLGSLDRFKVVGLGMMLRTFRNTTTRDRAITRVEDFQGLKLRVPNNQLFVRLFRALNANPTPMAFSEVYTALQLGAIDGQENPVEVPLNNRFYEVQKHLNLTRHVADSYLLGLSRPAWQRIPEDQRENVRAAAAKMAEEHNENEIRQEASIIAALRDKGMTVNELADGESRKLQQIAAGLYPEFADGIGKEFLEKSLSFVGKS; from the coding sequence ATGAACAAGACTGCTGAAGGACTGAACCGCCGGTCGGTGCTGGCACTGGGCGCCGCCGCCGCGGCTCTCACCCTGGTCCGGCCGGGGTCCGCCCGGGCCGCGGCGACGATCAGGCTGGCGGTCGCGGACCCTGCCGGCTCGTCGGTCGGCAAGGCCGCGACGCGGTTCGCGGAACTGGTCCGGGAGTCGACCGGCGGCGCCGTGCAGGTCATGGTCTTTCCGGACGGCGTCCTGTTCGGCAACGACCAGAACGCGGCGGTCAACCAGCTCGGCAGCGGCGCGCTCGACGGGCTGATCCTGGCAAGCAGCGTCTATGCCTCGTTCGAGCCGCGCATGAACGCGGTCAGCCTGCCTTACCTGTTCTCCGACTACGACCAGCTCAGGAGCTATCTCCGCGGCGCGCCTGGGCAGGAACTGCTGGGTTCGCTCGACCGGTTCAAGGTCGTCGGCCTGGGCATGATGCTTCGGACCTTCCGCAACACGACGACGCGGGACCGGGCGATCACCAGGGTGGAGGATTTCCAGGGACTGAAGCTGCGCGTCCCGAACAACCAGCTCTTCGTCCGGCTATTCAGGGCGCTGAACGCCAACCCGACGCCCATGGCCTTCTCCGAGGTCTATACGGCCCTCCAGCTCGGCGCGATCGACGGCCAGGAGAACCCGGTCGAGGTGCCGCTCAACAACCGGTTCTACGAGGTCCAGAAGCACCTGAACCTGACCCGGCACGTCGCGGACTCCTACCTGCTCGGGCTCAGCCGCCCCGCGTGGCAGCGCATTCCGGAAGACCAGAGGGAGAACGTGCGGGCCGCGGCCGCGAAGATGGCAGAGGAGCACAACGAGAACGAGATCCGGCAGGAAGCATCCATCATCGCCGCCCTCCGCGACAAGGGCATGACGGTGAACGAGCTGGCAGACGGGGAGTCCCGGAAGCTCCAGCAGATCGCCGCCGGCCTTTATCCCGAGTTCGCCGACGGCATCGGGAAGGAGTTCCTGGAGAAGAGCCTCTCCTTCGTCGGCAAGTCATGA
- a CDS encoding LysR substrate-binding domain-containing protein — translation MIPMRAISMFHATVKAGSISSAAQELGVTPSAISQQIHSLELFLGTSLMVKVGRQVKLTEAGERYFEMISNGVDQIAEATQRLRGYRAATVLTVRAAPTLSTKWLLPRLGSFIGRHPQIDVRIDGTNEPTNFDREDVDVDLRHGEGRWPGLFVEGLAEERFFPVCSPGIAAAGSLKPADFFRYRLIHSVKSAVQWPHWFATVGISPEQRWQRVLFDRSHMVVDAAAGGLGIALESNMMMWNELRDGRLVCPVPNPPPITAVTQWIVCPHDRLRLSKVRSFIEWLQAERDAWLAEVAAAGSPAAGIV, via the coding sequence ATGATTCCGATGCGCGCCATCAGCATGTTCCACGCGACGGTGAAGGCGGGCAGCATATCGAGTGCCGCGCAGGAACTTGGCGTCACGCCGTCGGCCATCAGCCAGCAGATCCACTCCCTGGAACTGTTCCTCGGGACGTCCCTGATGGTCAAGGTCGGGCGCCAGGTCAAGCTGACCGAGGCCGGCGAGCGTTATTTCGAGATGATCTCCAACGGGGTCGACCAGATCGCCGAGGCGACCCAGCGGCTGCGCGGCTATCGGGCGGCGACCGTGCTGACGGTGCGCGCCGCGCCGACCCTCTCGACCAAGTGGCTGCTTCCCCGGCTCGGCTCGTTCATCGGCAGGCATCCCCAGATCGACGTCCGGATCGACGGAACCAACGAGCCCACGAACTTCGACCGGGAGGATGTCGATGTGGACCTGCGCCACGGCGAGGGCCGCTGGCCCGGCCTGTTCGTCGAGGGATTGGCCGAGGAGCGGTTCTTCCCCGTCTGCTCGCCGGGGATCGCGGCGGCCGGAAGCCTGAAGCCGGCGGATTTCTTCCGATACCGCCTGATCCACTCGGTCAAATCGGCGGTACAGTGGCCCCATTGGTTCGCAACGGTCGGGATCTCCCCGGAGCAGCGCTGGCAGCGGGTCCTGTTCGACCGTTCGCACATGGTGGTGGATGCCGCGGCCGGGGGCCTGGGCATCGCGCTGGAGAGCAACATGATGATGTGGAACGAGCTGCGCGACGGGCGGCTGGTCTGCCCCGTGCCCAATCCGCCGCCGATCACGGCCGTCACCCAGTGGATCGTCTGCCCCCACGACCGCCTGCGCCTGTCCAAGGTACGCTCGTTCATCGAGTGGCTTCAGGCGGAGCGTGACGCGTGGCTGGCCGAAGTCGCCGCGGCCGGTTCCCCGGCGGCAGGCATCGTTTAG
- a CDS encoding glycerol dehydrogenase, giving the protein MIIFGSPGRYIQGPGTLDRIGEEVGRLGKSAVFVADAVVDRLVGGRVAAGCDNAGVTLSKLAFGGEITPGEIDRLHGALAGERPDVVIAAGGGKCIDAGKGLAARLGAEVASLPTIASNDAPTSHVYVLYDEDHRLLRVDRLPRNPALVLVDTAVIVRAPRILFLAGIGDALVKSFEAAQCVRSGGRNIFGSSPPQAGLVLAEACYRSLRDHAASALAAVDRGEPDEAVERVVEATVLWSGLAFENGGLSIVHSMTRGLSAVPALAGALHGLQVAYALLVQCMLEERDPAFMDDLLAFYRGIGLPRGLADLGLEAPSDADYALIAELTLQAPHARNFDRDLTPGDLVRAMRTLEGRSGTLPRP; this is encoded by the coding sequence ATGATCATCTTCGGCTCTCCCGGCCGCTACATCCAGGGTCCGGGAACACTCGACAGGATCGGGGAGGAGGTCGGCCGGCTCGGCAAAAGCGCCGTGTTCGTGGCCGACGCGGTGGTGGACCGGCTCGTCGGCGGACGCGTGGCGGCGGGCTGCGATAATGCGGGCGTCACCCTGAGCAAGCTGGCTTTCGGCGGCGAGATCACGCCCGGAGAGATCGACCGGCTTCACGGGGCGCTCGCCGGCGAGCGTCCGGACGTGGTCATCGCGGCCGGCGGCGGAAAATGCATCGATGCCGGCAAGGGGCTGGCGGCCAGGCTCGGCGCCGAGGTGGCGAGCCTGCCGACGATCGCTTCCAACGATGCGCCGACCAGCCACGTCTATGTGCTCTACGACGAGGACCACCGCCTGCTGCGCGTCGACAGGCTGCCGCGCAATCCCGCCCTGGTGCTGGTGGATACCGCCGTCATCGTCCGGGCGCCCCGCATCCTCTTCCTCGCGGGCATCGGGGATGCGCTGGTCAAGTCCTTCGAGGCGGCGCAATGCGTCCGCAGCGGCGGCCGGAACATCTTCGGAAGCAGCCCGCCCCAGGCCGGCCTCGTCCTCGCGGAGGCCTGCTACCGCTCCCTGCGAGACCATGCGGCATCGGCGCTGGCGGCTGTCGACCGGGGGGAACCCGACGAGGCCGTGGAGCGGGTGGTGGAGGCGACGGTCCTGTGGAGCGGCCTCGCCTTCGAGAACGGGGGGCTTTCCATCGTCCATTCCATGACCCGCGGCCTGTCCGCCGTGCCGGCCCTGGCCGGGGCGCTCCACGGGCTCCAGGTCGCCTATGCCTTGCTCGTCCAGTGCATGCTCGAGGAACGCGATCCGGCCTTCATGGACGACCTTCTCGCCTTCTACCGCGGGATCGGACTTCCCCGCGGGCTGGCCGACCTGGGACTGGAGGCTCCGTCCGATGCCGACTATGCCCTGATCGCCGAACTGACCCTCCAGGCGCCGCACGCCCGCAACTTCGACCGCGACCTCACCCCGGGGGATCTCGTCCGGGCCATGCGTACCCTGGAAGGCCGGTCAGGCACCCTACCGCGGCCCTAG
- a CDS encoding TRAP transporter small permease gives MTSVGYHPMQRHRTNLDHVIWRAVDALLFVIVLGLLVTVSCQALSRLTGASAPWTEELSRFLFIWTAFLGMATGFRRGEHPSITFLIDALPGWAQTASHCLTAVSTTVLFAIIGWNAVGLLMQQMDFGETSPVLGIGMWIATVPVILGSALAIAGCLVEVFGRIQARRAGGGTTSPNRESDP, from the coding sequence ATGACCAGCGTCGGCTATCACCCCATGCAGCGGCACCGGACGAACCTCGACCACGTGATCTGGCGAGCGGTCGATGCCCTGCTCTTCGTGATCGTGCTGGGCCTGCTGGTCACGGTCTCGTGCCAGGCTTTGAGCCGCCTGACCGGTGCTTCCGCCCCCTGGACCGAGGAGCTGTCGCGGTTCCTGTTCATCTGGACGGCGTTCCTCGGCATGGCGACCGGTTTCCGGCGCGGCGAGCATCCCAGCATCACCTTCCTGATCGACGCCCTGCCGGGGTGGGCCCAAACGGCTTCGCATTGCCTGACCGCGGTATCGACCACGGTCCTGTTCGCCATCATCGGCTGGAACGCCGTCGGGCTGCTGATGCAGCAAATGGATTTCGGCGAGACGTCCCCCGTGCTCGGCATCGGCATGTGGATCGCGACGGTGCCCGTGATCCTGGGATCGGCCCTGGCCATCGCCGGCTGCCTGGTCGAGGTTTTCGGCAGGATCCAAGCCCGGCGGGCCGGCGGCGGCACCACGTCACCCAACCGGGAGAGCGACCCATGA
- a CDS encoding iron-containing alcohol dehydrogenase, which produces MSMISYLTTIRFEFGAINGIQQDLTDLGIRKPLIIADEGVVKAGLVGRITAVVENGGALPVFTGTPTNPTQEAVEAALSMYREQGCDGLIAVGGGSPIDLAKGVALLASHDGPLEHYAAILGGIPRITSAVVPVIAVPTTAGTGSEVGRASLITLKDGRKLGFISPFLIPKRAVCDPELTLGLPGWLTAATGMDAVTHCIETYLSPRDNPPAEAIALDGLKRAVDNIEKATADGSDRDARYQMMMAALEGGLTFQKGLGAVHALSHPLGGLKDVSLHHGTLNAVILPATLRFNQSHAEAKYAAIRSTLGLAPDADLADYFAGLSSRLGLPKTLKEMGVSTAIVPAIARAAVEDHSHATNARPATVEDYERMLTEAIG; this is translated from the coding sequence ATGTCGATGATCTCCTACCTGACGACGATCCGATTCGAATTCGGCGCCATCAACGGCATCCAGCAGGACCTGACCGACCTCGGGATCCGCAAGCCCCTGATCATCGCCGACGAGGGGGTGGTGAAAGCCGGGCTCGTCGGCAGGATCACGGCCGTGGTGGAGAATGGCGGCGCGCTGCCGGTCTTCACCGGCACACCGACCAACCCGACGCAGGAAGCGGTCGAAGCGGCCCTGTCGATGTATCGCGAGCAGGGCTGCGACGGCCTGATCGCGGTGGGCGGTGGCTCCCCGATCGACCTCGCCAAGGGCGTCGCCCTGCTCGCCTCCCATGACGGACCGCTCGAACATTATGCCGCCATCCTCGGCGGCATCCCCCGGATCACCTCCGCCGTCGTGCCGGTCATCGCGGTCCCGACCACGGCCGGGACGGGAAGCGAGGTCGGCCGGGCCTCGCTGATCACCCTGAAGGACGGCCGCAAGCTCGGCTTCATCTCGCCCTTCCTGATCCCGAAGCGGGCGGTCTGCGACCCGGAGCTGACGCTCGGCCTGCCGGGCTGGCTGACCGCGGCGACCGGCATGGATGCCGTCACCCACTGCATCGAGACCTATCTCAGCCCGCGCGACAACCCTCCCGCGGAGGCGATCGCCCTTGACGGGCTGAAGCGGGCGGTCGACAACATCGAGAAGGCGACCGCCGACGGCTCCGACCGGGACGCGCGCTACCAGATGATGATGGCGGCCCTGGAAGGCGGCCTCACCTTCCAGAAGGGCCTGGGCGCCGTCCATGCCCTGTCGCACCCCCTCGGCGGGCTCAAGGACGTCTCCCTCCACCACGGCACTCTCAACGCGGTGATCCTGCCGGCGACCTTGCGATTCAACCAGAGCCATGCCGAGGCGAAGTACGCGGCCATCCGCTCCACCCTCGGCCTGGCGCCCGACGCCGACCTGGCCGACTATTTCGCCGGGCTCAGCAGCCGGCTCGGCCTGCCGAAGACCTTGAAGGAAATGGGCGTTTCCACCGCCATCGTTCCGGCGATCGCCCGGGCCGCCGTCGAGGACCATTCCCATGCGACCAATGCCCGCCCTGCGACGGTCGAGGATTACGAACGGATGCTGACCGAGGCGATCGGCTGA
- a CDS encoding DMT family transporter produces the protein MPSNNRLFDQVWLLLMLPPLFWASNAIVGRAVAGAVPPVGLAFWRWTLGALLILPFAWRHLGADADVLKRHWAVIGLLALLGIAVFNTLVYLGLNTTSVLNAVMMQTGIPPLIVLMSFLMFRDRVSAVQGLGITLSLAGALTLISKGDLGALVRLDLNPGDLWIFVAVICYAGYTALLRRRPAVHAFSFLFVTFAAGAAMILPFYLVETLGGRPYQVTALALGATVYVALFPSILAYLCFNRLVAVAGPNRAGMCIHLVPVFGTVLAILFLGETLHVFHVAGIALIAVGIVLATRRR, from the coding sequence GTGCCATCCAACAATCGCCTTTTCGATCAGGTATGGCTTCTGCTGATGCTGCCGCCGCTGTTCTGGGCCAGCAATGCCATCGTCGGCCGGGCCGTGGCCGGCGCGGTGCCGCCGGTCGGCCTGGCGTTCTGGCGCTGGACGCTGGGCGCGCTTCTGATCCTTCCCTTCGCGTGGCGGCACCTGGGGGCCGACGCGGATGTGCTGAAACGGCACTGGGCGGTCATAGGCCTGCTGGCCCTGCTGGGCATCGCCGTCTTCAACACCCTGGTCTATCTCGGCCTGAACACCACGTCGGTGCTGAACGCGGTCATGATGCAGACGGGCATTCCGCCGCTGATCGTGCTGATGAGTTTCCTGATGTTCCGGGACCGCGTCTCCGCCGTGCAGGGACTTGGGATCACGCTGTCGTTGGCGGGGGCGCTGACGCTGATCTCCAAGGGCGACCTCGGCGCGCTGGTCCGGCTGGACCTCAATCCCGGCGATCTCTGGATCTTCGTGGCGGTGATCTGCTACGCGGGCTACACGGCCCTGCTGAGGCGGCGGCCGGCGGTGCATGCGTTCAGCTTCCTGTTCGTGACCTTCGCGGCCGGCGCCGCCATGATCCTGCCCTTCTACCTGGTGGAGACGCTCGGCGGGCGGCCTTACCAGGTGACGGCGCTGGCGCTCGGGGCGACGGTCTATGTGGCCCTGTTCCCGTCGATCCTGGCCTATCTCTGCTTCAACCGGCTGGTGGCGGTGGCGGGGCCGAACCGCGCCGGCATGTGCATCCATCTGGTGCCGGTGTTCGGCACCGTCCTGGCGATCCTGTTCCTCGGGGAAACGCTCCACGTCTTCCATGTGGCAGGCATCGCGCTGATCGCGGTCGGCATCGTGCTGGCGACGCGGCGCCGATGA
- a CDS encoding TRAP transporter substrate-binding protein: MKRRQFLTTAGAGIATAGVAAPAIAQSSPEIRWRLTSGFPKSLDTIYGAADLMSKYVSEATDGKFQIQPFAAGEIVGTFQALDAVGNGTVEMAHSSSYYYVGKDPTFAFASAAPFALNTRQQNAWMYHGGGLDLYNEFYKKFNVYMLPGGATGAQMGGWFRKEVNTVADLAGLKFRIAGLTGEVLAKLGVIPQQIAGGDIYPALERGTIDAAEWVGPYDDEKLGFQKVAPYYYYPGFWEGTGMMHFFFNQQKWEELPNNYKAILRAGAAYANVDMVAKYDARNPAALKRLVAGGAQLRPFSQEILEASLKAAQEVYTDLSAKNPDFKKIYDSLRAFRSEEYLWFQVAEFSFDNFMIRARSKL, from the coding sequence ATGAAACGCCGTCAATTCCTGACGACCGCCGGCGCCGGCATCGCGACCGCCGGCGTCGCGGCCCCCGCCATCGCCCAGAGCTCGCCGGAAATCCGGTGGCGGCTGACCTCGGGCTTTCCCAAGTCGCTCGACACCATCTATGGCGCGGCCGACCTGATGTCGAAATATGTTTCCGAGGCGACGGACGGGAAATTCCAGATCCAGCCCTTCGCGGCCGGCGAGATCGTCGGCACCTTCCAGGCGCTCGACGCGGTCGGGAACGGCACCGTGGAGATGGCGCACTCGTCGTCGTATTACTATGTCGGCAAGGATCCGACCTTCGCCTTCGCCAGCGCCGCTCCGTTCGCGCTGAACACGCGCCAGCAGAACGCCTGGATGTATCATGGCGGCGGGCTCGATCTCTACAACGAGTTCTACAAGAAATTCAACGTGTACATGCTTCCGGGCGGCGCCACCGGGGCCCAGATGGGCGGGTGGTTCCGCAAGGAGGTGAATACCGTCGCCGACCTCGCGGGCCTCAAGTTCCGCATCGCCGGCCTGACCGGCGAGGTCCTGGCGAAGCTGGGCGTCATACCGCAGCAGATCGCGGGCGGCGACATCTATCCCGCCCTGGAGCGCGGCACCATCGACGCGGCCGAATGGGTCGGTCCCTACGACGACGAGAAGCTCGGTTTCCAGAAGGTTGCACCATACTATTACTATCCCGGCTTCTGGGAAGGAACCGGGATGATGCACTTCTTCTTCAATCAGCAGAAGTGGGAAGAGCTTCCGAACAACTACAAGGCCATTCTCAGGGCTGGCGCGGCCTACGCGAACGTGGACATGGTCGCGAAGTACGACGCCAGGAACCCGGCGGCGCTGAAGAGGCTGGTCGCGGGCGGCGCGCAGCTTCGGCCGTTCTCCCAGGAAATCCTGGAAGCGTCCCTGAAGGCGGCGCAGGAGGTCTATACCGATCTCTCCGCCAAGAACCCCGATTTCAAGAAGATCTATGATTCGCTGCGCGCCTTCCGCAGCGAGGAATACCTGTGGTTCCAGGTGGCGGAGTTCTCCTTCGACAACTTCATGATCCGCGCGCGCTCCAAGCTCTGA
- a CDS encoding 2,4'-dihydroxyacetophenone dioxygenase family protein, translating to MTQSPNQAPPGQPAVSPINEKWAPYRHPQPVDSPPELVIPNAIPTDERIWVPVEENVWFRPLLLAASRGYWMNLLRVRKAGVLSRHRHPQPVHAFVLKGEWRYLEHDWVATEGSYAYEAPGETHTLVVDPHVEEMITLFQVNGAMIYVDPDGKTLGYDDVFTRIEKCRAHYATNGLGADYIDQFIR from the coding sequence ATGACCCAATCTCCGAATCAGGCGCCCCCGGGCCAACCGGCCGTTTCCCCCATCAACGAGAAGTGGGCTCCCTACCGGCACCCGCAGCCGGTGGACTCCCCTCCCGAGCTGGTGATTCCGAACGCGATTCCCACCGATGAGCGTATCTGGGTCCCGGTCGAGGAGAATGTCTGGTTCCGCCCCCTTCTTCTCGCCGCGTCGCGCGGATACTGGATGAACCTGCTGCGCGTCAGGAAGGCCGGCGTGCTGTCGCGCCACCGGCATCCGCAGCCTGTGCATGCCTTCGTCCTCAAGGGCGAATGGCGCTACCTGGAACATGATTGGGTCGCGACCGAGGGATCCTACGCCTATGAGGCGCCGGGCGAGACCCACACGCTGGTGGTCGATCCCCACGTGGAAGAGATGATCACCCTGTTCCAGGTCAACGGCGCCATGATCTACGTGGACCCTGACGGCAAGACCCTGGGCTACGACGACGTCTTCACCCGCATCGAGAAATGCAGGGCCCACTATGCGACCAACGGCCTGGGAGCCGACTATATCGACCAATTCATCCGTTAG